The following are encoded in a window of Octopus sinensis linkage group LG23, ASM634580v1, whole genome shotgun sequence genomic DNA:
- the LOC115223481 gene encoding LOW QUALITY PROTEIN: cilia- and flagella-associated protein 57-like (The sequence of the model RefSeq protein was modified relative to this genomic sequence to represent the inferred CDS: inserted 1 base in 1 codon) — MVIATASVKHIFGLNSDVAGNLCYQDEQKVLYTCGSFYVVYNIDQKSQKCIVASETGLGISSFVISSNRRYIAIAEVGDDKGPILSIHDIHANRKRKTLMATSSDQIVQATEYKSLAFSPDSKYLAAHTGGPDWVLQYWAWEKSKLLTFIRTVNPQSKPIIYQVCFNPQDNTHIGVIGNGVLRSFRYSEGNLKPFNFPKIESQNFTCFTWISDERLLVGTDKGKVLVIESGESKAEFNPLSDAFLESRSKDSQSKELVRYITKDEFKDQSTEVSAIVAYSKGFACACGVGTVHLFERSEEKELYKKTREVLIPVDNSVTLPNSSTYKQIITCMTISPSEETLVVSSNTNQIYSIALSSTDLRPGGQRLLNFELLAQSFHSNVVTGLDICARKPIVVTSSLDRSIRIWNFETCSQELFKEFSEEICSVALHPSGLYILVGFTDKLKLMNILIDDIKQFQEFPCKNCRECAFSNGGHLFAAVNGNVVQIYSTVTFELIINLKGHNKLVNSVVWSPDDSKLVSCGGDGAVYEWEPLTGKRVGENILKTCVYSTVTISPDGKTVYAVGNDNKLKEISDSQVFHQVEAGDVTLTSVSLSHTGRMLFAGTSNGCLWSLKFPLGSSGEWQEYKGHRSKITRMRVTFDDQYLVSVSEDSTVMVWQIQDKDSRGIKRDKDSLRCVYADEILITKSDLEEKNAIMSELRTRVNELGMENEYQLRLKDMNYNEKIKELTDKFIQEMESLKTKNQVLKTERDKQEAKHEEQLTEIMQKHAKELQDLESANNQKLMLEYEKYQELQTKLMKMQEENEHRLQEMDESKKNALNEMEEKFESKRLEMVSKLHQSQEENRRRQKEEELTRKMMEEDADIEILNIKTDLEXELRREKDSNVKLKSESGILKQKFSTLQKDIDEHKEASRKYQDEINKLNTVIRNLEKDILGLKKEILERDETIQDKEKRIYDLKKKNQELEKFKFVLDYKIKELKKQIEPREDEIKRMCSQIQEMESELEQSRKSNISLELKITDLKQKHNATSKALYQKGQLVKDTEALVMRFKTDLHRCVIYIQEPKCLKESIKCLYRKYVQDDITETVSVDADIQKEEHRQREHLNHTVTSLKRKLVTDSRIHRKENVKIMQENVHLIKDINDLQLELKSCRTNIHDLEAALGMHSKSFKRSASMNDWRKDPVELLAAMANKSPSAIQHSELMECKRMLEIQRDEIKRLRQELETRPQSSGTPKLPPVLKANDEDEAVIKSDSPLGHNN, encoded by the exons ATGGTTATCGCGACAGCCTCTGTAAAGCATATTTTCGGCTTGAATTCGGATGTTGCTGGGAACCTATGTTACCAAGATGAACAAAAAGTTCTTTATACCTGTGGCTCATTCTACGTGGTATATAATATCGACCAGAAATCGCAGAAATGTATTGTCGCATCAGAAACGGGTCTTGGAATCTCTTCTTTTGTCATCAGTTCCAACCGAAGATATATAGCCATTGCCGAAGTAGGGGATGACAAAGGACCTATTTTATCGATTCATGACATCCATgctaacagaaaaagaaaaactttaatgGCTACTTCAAGCGACCAAATTGTCCAGGCCACGGAATATAAAAGCCTCGCTTTTTCACCTGATTCTAAATATCTCGCCGCTCATACGGGTGGTCCCGATTGGGTTTTACAATACTGGGCATGGGAAAAATCAAAACTTTTGACCTTTATACGTACAGTTAACCCTCAATCCAAACCTATTATTTATCAAGTGTGTTTTAATCCACAAGATAATACCCATATCGGCGTGATTGGTAACGGCGTATTGAGGAGTTTCCGCTACTCAGAAGGTAATCTGAAGCCGTTTAATTTCCCTAAAATCGAGTCCCAAAATTTCACCTGTTTCACATGGATATCGGACGAACGTTTACTTGTCGGTACTGATAAAGGGAAGGTTCTCGTGATTGAATCGGGCGAGTCCAAAGCAGAATTCAACCCGCTCAGTGACGCATTTTTAGAATCAAGATCTAAAGATTCCCAATCGAAAGAATTAGTTCGTTACATTACTAAAGACGAATTCAAAGACCAGTCAACAGAGGTGTCGGCTATCGTGGCCTATTCAAAAGGGTTCGCTTGTGCATGTGGTGTGGGCACCGTTCATTTGTTCGAACGTTCAGAAGAAAAAGAACTTTACAAAAAGACCCGAGAAGTGCTAATTCCTGTAGATAATAGTGTTACTTTACCTAACAGTAGTACCTACAAGCAAATAATAACATGTATGACGATCAGCCCATCAGAAGAAACCTTAGTGGTTAGCAGTAACACCAACCAGATTTACAGCATCGCTTTATCATCGACTGATCTAAGGCCCGGGGGTCAAAGGTTACTGAATTTCGAGCTTCTAGCTCAAAGTTTCCACTCTAATGTTGTCACTGGTCTTGATATTTGTGCACGCAAACCAATTGTCGTCACATCTTCACTCGATCGCAGCATCCGTATTTGGAACTTCGAAACTTGCTCGCAGGAATTATTCAAGGAGTTTTCAGAAGAGATATGCAGCGTTGCCCTTCATCCATCTGGTCTGTATATCTTGGTGGGTTTCACTGATAAACTTAAACTCATGAATATTCTTATTGACGACATCAAACAATTTCAAGAGTTTCCATGTAAGAACTGCCGCGAATGTGCTTTTAGCAATGGCGGACATCTTTTCGCGGCTGTCAACGGTAATGTAGTCCAGATTTATTCGACCGTGACATTTGAACTCATTATCAACCTTAAAGGTCACAATAAACTAGTTAATTCCGTTGTTTGGAGCCCCGATGACAGCAAATTAGTTTCGTGCGGGGGAGACGGAGCTGTGTATGAATGGGAACCTCTTACAGGAAAACGAGTCGGTGAGAATATTCTGAAAACATGCGTTTATAGCACTGTGACGATATCGCCTGATGGTAAAACCGTCTACGCAGTCGGCAAcgataataaattaaaagaaataagcgATTCGCAGGTTTTTCACCAAGTCGAAGCAGGCGACGTGACTTTGACCAgtgtctctctttcacacactggTCGAATGCTGTTTGCCGGAACCAGCAATGGTTGTTTATGGAGTCTGAAGTTTCCGCTTGGGTCGAGTGGAGAATGGCAAGAGTATAAAGGCCACAGGAGTAAAATAACGAGAATGAGAGTCACTTTCGATGACCAATATCTTGTCAGTGTGTCGGAAGATTCCACTGTAATGGTTTGGCAAATCCAAGATAAAGACAGCCGTGGCATCAAGCGTGATAAGGATTCCCTGCGATGTGTTTACGCGGACGAGATTCTTATAACAAAAAGTGATCTGGAAGAGAAAAATGCTATCATGTCAGAATTGAGAACCAGAGTAAACGAATTGGGAATGGAAAATGAATATCAACTAAGATTAAAAGACATGAATTACAATGAGAAAATCAAAGAACTCACCGATAAGTTCATTCAGGAAATGGAATCGCTGAAAACTAAAAACCAGGTTCTGAAAACTGAGCGAGATAAGCAGGAAGCGAAACACGAAGAACAATTAACAGAAATTATGCAAAAACACGCCAAAGAGCTTCAAGATTTGGAGTCTGCAAATAACCAAAAATTAATGCTGGAATATGAAAAGTACCAAGAACTCCAAACTAAACTGATGAAAATGCAAGAGGAAAATGAACACCGCTTGCAAGAAATGGACGAATCGAAGAAAAATGCTTTAaatgaaatggaagaaaaatttgaaagtaaaCGTCTTGAAATGGTTTCGAAACTGCATCAGTCCCAGGAGGAAAATCGCCGtagacagaaagaggaagaactCACGAGGAAAATGATGGAAGAAGATGCAGATATTGAAAtcttgaacataaaaacagatttgG GGGAGTTGCGCCGGGAAAAGGATTCTAACGTAAAGTTGAAAAGCGAGAGCGGAATTCTGAAACAGAAGTTTTCCACGTTGCAGAAGGACATCGATGAACACAAAGAAGCCAGTCGCAAATATCAAGACGAAATCAATAAGTTGAATACGGTTATTCGTAATTTAGAGAAAGACATTTTAGGTTTAAAAAAAGAGATCTTGGAGAGAGACGAAACTATACAAGACAAAGAGAAACGTATTTATGACCTGAAGAAGAAGAACCAGGAACTGGAAAAATTCAAATTCGTTCTGGATTATAAGATAAAAGAATTGAAAAAGCAAATCGAACCTCGAGAGGACGAAATTAAACGAATGTGCTCTCAAATCCAAGAGATGGAGAGTGAATTGGAACAATCTCGAAAGTCTAACATCAGTTTGGAGTTGAAGATAACCGACTTGAAGCAGAAACACAACGCTACATCAAAGGCTCTGTATCAAAAGGGACAATTGGTAAAAGATACCGAAGCTCTGGTGATGCGTTTCAAAACGGATTTACATCGCTGCGTCATTTATATTCAGGAACCGAAGTGTCTTAAAGAAAGCATCAAGTGTTTGTACCGGAAATATGTACAGGACGACATCACGGAAACGGTCAGTGTGGACGCTGACATACAAAAGGAAGAACATCGCCAACGAGAGCATTTAAATCATACGGTGACTTCTCTGAAGAGAAAACTTGTGACTGATTCCAGAATACACCGAAAGGAGAATGTCAAGATCATGCAAGAGAATGTGCATCTTATCAAAGACATAAACGATCTACAACTGGAACTGAAGTCGTGCCGCACCAATATACACGATCTTGAAGCGGCCCTCGGTATGCACAGCAAGTCATTTAAGAGAAGCGCAAGCATGAACGATTGGAGGAAGGACCCAGTCGAACTGCTGGCTGCCATGGCTAATAAATCTCCCAGCGCCATTCAGCACAGCGAATTGATGGAATGCAAGCGGATGCTGGAAATTCAAAGAGACGAGATCAAACGCTTGCGTCAAGAACTGGAGACGCGGCCGCAGTCGTCGGGGACTCCGAAGTTGCCACCCGTCTTAAAGGCCAACGACGAAGATGAGGCAGTGATAAAGAGCGATAGTCCTCTCGGCCATAACAACTGA